A region from the Solibacillus sp. FSL H8-0523 genome encodes:
- the flgL gene encoding flagellar hook-associated protein FlgL, producing MRVTQSMLSSNMLRNLNNSYNKMSKYQDQLNSGKIINRPSDDPVVAVKGMSYRVDLDRNVQYQRNMREAHTWLDSTDESLDQVGTSLIRVKELIVQAANDTNTKEERNKISEEIKQIRAHIQDLGNTKIGENYVFSGTKTGTPLFVNEPTLNVTVLNEAALGTKTDSNAPGNKTVEIDVFDGIKMQVNTAGMELFGAVDDYLAEVEGLFGRHKDPTQTPATGEEIGDLLGLSGTGATTTNPRLDKITEKVLEVRATVGARQNRLELMTNRLEIQEVSVTKQMSLNEDTDYAKTITEMVTAESIHQASLSVGAKIIQQTLVDFIR from the coding sequence ATGCGTGTTACACAATCGATGTTATCAAGCAATATGCTACGAAATTTAAATAATAGTTATAATAAAATGTCTAAATATCAAGACCAGTTGAACTCTGGAAAGATTATTAACCGTCCATCTGATGACCCGGTAGTAGCCGTAAAAGGGATGAGCTACCGCGTGGATTTAGACAGAAACGTACAATATCAACGTAATATGCGTGAAGCTCATACGTGGTTGGATTCGACGGACGAGTCTTTAGATCAAGTCGGGACTTCTTTAATTCGTGTGAAAGAGCTAATTGTACAAGCAGCGAACGATACGAATACAAAGGAAGAGCGCAATAAAATCAGCGAAGAAATCAAACAAATTCGTGCGCATATTCAGGATTTAGGTAATACAAAAATTGGAGAAAATTATGTTTTCTCAGGTACGAAAACAGGGACACCATTATTTGTTAATGAACCAACTCTAAATGTAACGGTATTAAATGAAGCAGCTTTAGGAACAAAAACAGATAGTAATGCTCCAGGAAATAAAACTGTAGAGATTGATGTATTCGACGGCATCAAAATGCAAGTCAATACAGCGGGGATGGAATTATTTGGCGCTGTTGATGATTACTTAGCAGAGGTAGAAGGCTTATTTGGTCGTCACAAAGATCCTACTCAAACACCTGCTACAGGCGAGGAAATCGGTGACTTATTAGGTCTTTCAGGCACAGGTGCAACAACCACTAATCCTAGACTAGATAAAATCACTGAAAAAGTACTCGAAGTCCGAGCTACAGTGGGAGCGCGTCAAAATCGTCTTGAATTAATGACGAACCGCTTAGAAATCCAAGAAGTTAGCGTGACAAAACAAATGTCACTTAACGAAGATACAGACTATGCCAAAACCATTACCGAAATGGTAACAGCCGAATCTATCCACCAAGCATCCTTGTCTGTAGGGGCAAAGATTATTCAGCAAACTTTAGTTGACTTCATCCGTTAG
- a CDS encoding DUF6470 family protein yields the protein MNIPQIQISTTDIKMDYNITKPFQRIQQPKATLNISQPAATLEINTTNARLDINMDQMWRDLGLKPTGEMIKEYAQMGRQESLSGISRRVSEGNQMMRNAGKDMGRSTIQNIAKQNHGPKRAGPYNIKFIPSIGSVDVNITPGTTDVNITRNAPKIDVQVNKPQMDFTYGKVSGKMVVRPDVQIDVRG from the coding sequence ATGAACATCCCACAAATTCAAATTTCAACAACTGACATCAAAATGGATTACAACATTACAAAGCCGTTTCAACGCATTCAGCAACCGAAAGCAACATTGAATATTTCACAGCCGGCTGCAACACTTGAAATCAATACAACGAATGCTAGGCTCGACATTAATATGGATCAAATGTGGCGTGATTTAGGGCTTAAGCCAACTGGTGAAATGATTAAAGAATATGCACAAATGGGCCGACAAGAATCACTAAGTGGTATTTCGCGTCGCGTTAGTGAAGGTAATCAAATGATGCGCAACGCCGGAAAAGACATGGGGCGTTCAACAATCCAAAATATCGCCAAGCAAAACCATGGACCAAAGCGCGCGGGTCCCTATAATATTAAGTTCATCCCATCAATTGGCTCGGTGGATGTAAACATTACACCAGGGACAACAGATGTGAACATTACACGAAATGCGCCAAAAATTGACGTTCAAGTGAACAAGCCGCAAATGGACTTCACTTACGGTAAGGTAAGTGGCAAAATGGTGGTAAGGCCAGATGTACAGATTGATGTAAGAGGCTAA
- a CDS encoding 6-hydroxymethylpterin diphosphokinase MptE-like protein, translating into MLIEKNIEILSDGKPHWIAEHIDNEYPKFLYKDENKEYFEVKENKIIAVESNLDETFVYSKYKREIIFAFGILGVEELSELKKSVHKDSVIIVIEPQLNLLTHTLHNKSFKIFRKSGILLFADHITDNLNEFIQSIIYSFEALGMARNIRFYFTDYYRKTDFSITKQYISKINQVLTSILRTTGNDVDDSLQGLNQNLSNLEYIVKSKNPAFLKNRFRNKPAVVIAAGPSLNKNIEILKANKEKLIIVAVDTIVSRLVKEGIIPDFICTVERVVTVYDYFYKDKDMPKEITLVAPPLLHGEIFKEFKGNLVLPFRTEVNEYRWLKEILNVEEDASTLVGISCAHMAFGFAHHLGCSPIILIGQDLAYGESERETHASGTTYDNLENNKIEETFEVPGYNGGTVKSTAIWNMFRVWYESKIAEYEIDVINATEGGSKIANTRQMTLKEAINKYGTSNIENVYSVINDTPIYNIDLSIAKRNLSTMLDYIEAFRRKCLIYFNNVSNINIDSENIRGKQLEVVYELNKIKYLNEEISTHKLLSHNLQSQLIKYLWNYNDIDEIWNLENLKRYRDINIRYLGAVIVTLTRIEEIINNNLKNDFLKD; encoded by the coding sequence ATGTTAATTGAAAAGAATATAGAAATTTTATCTGATGGAAAACCCCATTGGATAGCAGAACATATTGATAATGAGTATCCTAAGTTTTTATATAAAGATGAGAATAAAGAGTATTTCGAAGTTAAAGAAAATAAAATTATTGCCGTTGAATCTAATTTGGATGAAACTTTTGTATACAGTAAATACAAAAGAGAAATTATATTCGCATTTGGTATTTTAGGTGTTGAAGAGTTATCTGAACTTAAAAAAAGTGTTCATAAAGATTCGGTTATTATAGTAATAGAACCACAGTTGAATTTACTAACCCATACATTACATAATAAGTCCTTTAAAATTTTTCGGAAAAGTGGGATACTATTATTTGCCGATCATATTACAGATAATTTAAATGAATTTATTCAATCCATCATCTACAGTTTTGAAGCTTTAGGAATGGCTAGGAATATTCGATTTTATTTTACAGATTACTATCGAAAAACAGATTTTTCAATTACTAAACAATACATTTCTAAAATTAATCAAGTTTTAACAAGCATATTGCGAACTACAGGAAATGATGTTGATGATAGTTTGCAAGGATTAAATCAAAATTTAAGTAATTTAGAGTATATTGTTAAGTCTAAAAATCCGGCCTTTTTGAAGAATCGTTTTCGTAATAAACCTGCTGTAGTCATTGCTGCAGGTCCTTCGTTAAATAAAAACATAGAAATTTTAAAAGCCAATAAAGAGAAATTAATAATCGTTGCAGTTGATACAATAGTTAGTCGTTTAGTAAAGGAAGGAATTATTCCTGACTTTATTTGTACTGTAGAACGAGTAGTTACGGTGTACGATTATTTTTATAAGGATAAAGATATGCCGAAAGAAATTACTTTAGTAGCACCTCCTTTGCTGCATGGTGAAATTTTTAAGGAGTTTAAGGGGAATTTAGTATTACCATTTAGAACGGAAGTAAATGAGTATAGATGGTTAAAAGAAATTTTAAATGTGGAAGAAGATGCAAGTACTTTAGTGGGGATATCATGTGCTCACATGGCATTTGGATTTGCTCATCATTTAGGTTGTAGTCCTATAATTTTAATTGGTCAAGACTTAGCATATGGTGAATCTGAGAGAGAAACACATGCTAGTGGTACAACTTATGATAATCTAGAGAATAATAAAATAGAAGAAACTTTTGAAGTACCTGGATATAATGGTGGTACAGTAAAATCTACGGCTATTTGGAATATGTTTAGAGTTTGGTATGAATCGAAAATTGCTGAATATGAGATAGATGTAATTAATGCTACAGAAGGCGGTTCTAAAATCGCTAATACTAGACAAATGACGCTAAAGGAAGCGATTAATAAATACGGTACCTCTAATATTGAAAATGTATATTCAGTAATTAATGACACGCCAATATATAATATTGATTTATCAATTGCTAAGAGAAATTTGAGCACAATGTTAGATTATATAGAAGCGTTTAGAAGAAAATGCTTAATTTACTTCAATAATGTCTCTAATATTAACATTGATAGTGAAAATATTAGGGGTAAGCAATTAGAAGTTGTTTATGAATTGAATAAAATAAAATATTTAAATGAGGAAATTTCTACTCACAAATTACTATCTCATAATCTTCAGTCACAATTAATAAAATATTTGTGGAATTATAATGATATAGATGAAATATGGAATTTAGAAAATCTGAAAAGATACAGAGATATTAATATTCGATATTTAGGTGCAGTAATTGTTACTTTAACTAGAATTGAAGAAATTATAAATAATAATTTAAAAAATGATTTTTTAAAGGATTGA
- the flgL gene encoding flagellar hook-associated protein FlgL → MRVTQSMLSNNMLRNLNTSYNKMSKLQDQMNSGSLINRPSDDPVIAVKGMGYRVDLDKNAQYQRNINEAHTWVDSTDEALDQVGTSLIRVKELIVQAANDTNTPDERKKIGEEISQIREQFRDLANSKIGDNYIFSGTYTNRPLFSDGAINPEIAGQDGLTKSIDMNVFDGISMKVNTTGVDYFQKVDEFMGQLEGILNNKDITSEEIGAALGAEFENAGGTAKIPALDGLHSTVLTMRAEIGAKQNRLELMQNRLEIQELNVTKQLSENEDTDYAKAITDMTTAESIHQASLSVGAKIIQQTLVDFIR, encoded by the coding sequence ATGCGCGTTACACAATCCATGCTATCTAACAATATGCTTCGTAATCTGAATACAAGCTACAACAAGATGAGCAAACTTCAAGATCAAATGAATTCAGGATCACTAATTAACCGTCCTTCCGATGACCCGGTAATCGCCGTAAAAGGAATGGGCTACCGCGTAGACTTAGATAAAAACGCGCAATACCAACGTAATATTAATGAGGCGCATACTTGGGTGGATTCTACAGATGAAGCATTAGACCAAGTTGGTACTTCGTTAATTCGTGTGAAAGAGTTAATTGTACAAGCAGCGAATGATACAAATACACCTGATGAACGTAAAAAAATTGGTGAAGAAATTAGCCAAATTCGTGAGCAATTCCGCGATTTAGCCAATTCGAAAATTGGTGATAATTATATATTCTCAGGAACTTATACAAATCGCCCATTATTTAGTGATGGGGCGATTAATCCCGAAATCGCTGGTCAAGACGGCTTAACAAAATCTATTGACATGAACGTCTTTGATGGCATTTCAATGAAAGTAAATACGACAGGCGTAGATTACTTCCAAAAAGTCGATGAATTTATGGGGCAGCTTGAAGGGATTTTGAACAATAAAGACATTACAAGTGAAGAAATCGGTGCGGCATTAGGCGCAGAATTTGAAAATGCTGGAGGCACAGCCAAAATTCCAGCATTAGACGGCTTGCATAGCACGGTCTTGACAATGCGTGCAGAAATCGGCGCAAAACAAAACCGCCTAGAATTAATGCAAAACCGTTTAGAAATTCAAGAACTGAACGTGACGAAGCAGCTATCTGAAAATGAAGACACAGACTACGCAAAAGCCATTACAGACATGACAACAGCCGAGTCAATTCACCAAGCGTCTTTATCTGTAGGTGCAAAGATTATTCAGCAAACTTTAGTTGACTTTATCCGTTAG
- the csrA gene encoding carbon storage regulator CsrA produces MLVLSRKKGESIMIGDHIELKVIAVEGDQVKLGIVAPKSVKVHRHEVFESIMQQNKEALDAVPDFVKNLKLKK; encoded by the coding sequence ATGCTCGTACTGTCTCGAAAAAAAGGCGAGTCGATTATGATTGGCGACCACATCGAGTTGAAGGTGATTGCCGTAGAAGGCGATCAAGTCAAGCTCGGTATCGTGGCACCAAAATCGGTCAAGGTTCACCGTCATGAAGTATTTGAATCCATTATGCAACAAAATAAAGAGGCATTAGATGCTGTCCCAGATTTTGTGAAAAATTTAAAGTTAAAAAAATAG
- the fliW gene encoding flagellar assembly protein FliW: MNIETKFLGEVEIQEENIITFENGLPGFPENKSFILLGLDADLPIALLQSTEEAQLGFVVAYPFAFKKDYAFDLSEEDKTELKLSDEKDVAVYTILTLKENFPDSTMNLLAPIIINTKEQLGKQIVLHDSGQYSLRYPVGIAEGSVK; this comes from the coding sequence ATGAACATTGAAACAAAATTTTTAGGTGAAGTAGAAATTCAAGAAGAGAACATTATTACCTTTGAAAACGGATTACCTGGTTTCCCAGAAAATAAATCGTTTATCCTTTTAGGCTTAGATGCCGATTTACCGATTGCGTTATTACAATCGACAGAAGAAGCGCAGCTAGGCTTTGTGGTTGCCTACCCATTTGCGTTTAAAAAAGATTATGCATTTGACTTAAGTGAAGAAGACAAAACCGAGTTAAAGCTAAGCGATGAAAAAGATGTCGCGGTGTATACGATACTCACATTAAAAGAAAATTTCCCGGATTCAACGATGAACTTATTAGCACCCATCATCATTAATACAAAAGAACAGCTAGGCAAACAGATTGTCTTACATGATAGCGGACAATATTCACTACGCTACCCAGTAGGGATTGCTGAAGGAAGTGTGAAATAA
- a CDS encoding flagellin, translating into MRIQHNISALNTHRNLGFNNAQASKNLEKLSSGYKINRAGDDAAGLAISEKMRGQIRGLDMATKNANDSISLIQTAEGALNESHSILQRMRELAVQSANDTNVAEDRNALNKEITQLKEELTRISTDTEFNTQKLLNGDFQDRVFHIGANEKQNIELSISNVSAKALDIQGDKEGTVKNTDVYDTLKVSVKAESVGAAVVELEAKWQASAGTKVAGYYVANATVAVLASAKPLTVGATPGTMTITTVTTRIAAGTVAGLYSTAGDVDKEGVLSEMTVDGAVATFKEAVKDADGKTTQAAGYYKADGTSAFAADEAFENGAKVDVEGISLLTQKGADSAIVDIDAAIKKVSDTRSNLGAVQNRLEHTINNLGATSENLTAAESRIRDTDMAAEMMSFTKNNILMQAAQSMLAQANQQPQGVLQLLG; encoded by the coding sequence ATGAGAATTCAACATAACATTTCGGCTTTAAACACACACCGTAACCTTGGTTTCAACAACGCGCAAGCGTCTAAAAACCTAGAAAAATTATCTTCAGGTTACAAAATCAACCGTGCTGGCGATGACGCTGCAGGTTTAGCAATCTCTGAAAAAATGCGTGGACAAATCCGTGGTTTAGACATGGCTACGAAAAACGCTAACGACTCAATCTCTCTTATCCAAACAGCTGAGGGTGCATTAAACGAGTCTCACTCAATCTTACAACGTATGCGTGAGTTAGCAGTACAATCTGCAAACGACACAAACGTTGCAGAAGACCGTAACGCGTTAAACAAAGAAATCACACAATTAAAAGAAGAATTAACTCGTATCTCTACAGACACTGAGTTCAATACTCAAAAATTATTAAACGGTGATTTCCAAGATCGCGTATTCCACATCGGTGCAAACGAGAAACAAAACATCGAGTTATCAATCAGCAACGTATCTGCTAAAGCTCTTGATATTCAAGGGGATAAAGAAGGTACAGTTAAAAATACTGATGTTTATGATACTCTTAAAGTAAGTGTAAAAGCAGAGTCAGTTGGAGCGGCAGTTGTTGAATTAGAAGCTAAATGGCAAGCATCTGCAGGTACAAAAGTAGCTGGTTATTATGTTGCTAACGCTACAGTAGCGGTATTAGCATCTGCTAAACCTTTAACTGTTGGTGCAACACCTGGTACAATGACTATTACTACTGTTACTACACGTATTGCTGCAGGTACAGTTGCGGGTCTTTACTCAACAGCTGGCGATGTCGATAAAGAAGGCGTACTATCAGAAATGACTGTTGATGGTGCTGTAGCAACTTTCAAAGAAGCAGTTAAAGATGCAGATGGTAAAACTACACAAGCTGCGGGTTATTACAAAGCTGATGGTACTTCAGCGTTTGCTGCTGATGAAGCATTTGAAAACGGTGCTAAAGTTGATGTTGAAGGAATTAGCCTATTAACTCAAAAAGGTGCTGACTCAGCAATCGTTGATATCGATGCAGCAATCAAAAAAGTATCTGATACACGTTCTAACTTAGGTGCAGTTCAAAACCGTTTAGAACACACAATTAACAACTTAGGTGCAACTTCTGAAAACTTAACAGCTGCTGAATCACGTATCCGTGATACAGATATGGCTGCTGAAATGATGTCATTCACGAAGAACAACATCTTAATGCAAGCTGCACAATCAATGTTAGCGCAAGCTAACCAACAACCACAAGGCGTATTACAATTATTAGGTTAA
- a CDS encoding glycosyltransferase family protein, whose protein sequence is MKIIAIIQARMGSTRLPGKILKKVNGKPLLQYQIERLRDCEELDEVIIATTELSKDNLVADFCKENNIICFRGSEQDVLSRYFLAAKQYKADVVVRITSDCPLIDPEIVDKVIKYYKDNNFDYVSNVLERTFPRGLDTEVFSFTSLEKVYIEAKTADEREHVTLYYYNKENEFTKGNVKNDRDLHNYRLTVDTEEDFTLIEKILSTLFVGNPKFRLMDIITLMEKNPSWYGINAHIEQKKVLGE, encoded by the coding sequence ATGAAGATTATTGCAATTATTCAGGCGAGAATGGGATCAACAAGATTACCAGGGAAAATTTTAAAAAAAGTTAATGGCAAACCGTTGTTACAATATCAAATTGAAAGATTAAGAGACTGTGAAGAGTTAGATGAAGTTATAATAGCTACCACCGAGTTATCAAAAGATAATTTAGTAGCTGATTTTTGTAAAGAAAACAATATAATTTGTTTTAGAGGTTCAGAACAAGATGTTTTGTCTAGATATTTTTTAGCAGCTAAACAATATAAAGCAGATGTTGTTGTAAGAATAACATCAGATTGCCCACTAATTGATCCAGAAATCGTAGACAAAGTAATAAAATATTATAAGGATAATAATTTTGATTATGTCTCGAATGTTTTAGAAAGAACATTCCCTCGAGGACTAGATACAGAGGTTTTTTCATTTACAAGTTTAGAGAAAGTATACATTGAAGCAAAAACTGCAGATGAAAGAGAACATGTAACTTTATATTATTATAATAAAGAAAACGAGTTTACCAAAGGTAATGTGAAAAACGATAGAGATTTACATAATTACAGATTGACTGTAGATACGGAGGAGGATTTCACATTGATAGAAAAAATTTTAAGTACGTTATTTGTAGGAAACCCTAAATTTAGATTAATGGACATTATAACTTTAATGGAAAAAAATCCTTCTTGGTATGGTATTAATGCTCACATCGAACAAAAAAAGGTTTTAGGCGAATAA
- the pseB gene encoding UDP-N-acetylglucosamine 4,6-dehydratase (inverting), translating into MLNNKTILVTGGTGSFGKKFIRKALTLDVKKIIVFSRDELKQYEMKQEFQDERIRFFIGDVRDKDRLYRAFDGVDIVIHAAAMKHVDACEYNPFEAIKTNIHGAQNIIEAAIDCGVEKVIALSTDKACSPVNLYGATKLASDKLFVAANAYVGEKKTKFSVVRYGNVVGSRGSVVPFFKKIRETGVVPITDERMTRFWITLEHGVQFVLDNLERMQGGEIFVPKIPSMNIMDLAKAIAPECEIEVIGIRPGEKLHEAMIMEDDARHTIEYDSYYVIQPETNWWTKDNKLNSKELPENFRYVSNENTHWLSVEELRELVKEM; encoded by the coding sequence ATGTTAAATAATAAAACGATATTAGTAACAGGTGGTACTGGATCTTTTGGTAAAAAGTTTATACGTAAGGCTCTGACGCTTGATGTAAAAAAAATCATTGTATTTAGCCGTGATGAGCTAAAACAATACGAAATGAAACAAGAATTTCAAGATGAGCGTATTCGTTTCTTTATCGGAGATGTAAGAGATAAGGATCGTTTATATCGTGCGTTTGATGGAGTAGATATTGTCATTCACGCAGCAGCGATGAAGCATGTGGATGCGTGTGAATATAATCCATTCGAAGCAATTAAAACGAATATTCATGGTGCTCAAAATATTATTGAAGCGGCCATTGATTGTGGCGTTGAAAAGGTTATCGCACTTTCAACAGATAAGGCATGTTCACCAGTAAACTTATACGGTGCAACAAAGTTAGCTTCAGATAAATTGTTTGTTGCAGCAAATGCCTATGTTGGTGAAAAGAAAACAAAATTCTCTGTTGTACGCTACGGTAATGTTGTAGGTAGTCGTGGCAGTGTTGTACCGTTCTTCAAGAAAATCCGAGAAACAGGAGTCGTTCCGATTACTGATGAGCGTATGACGCGCTTCTGGATTACATTAGAGCATGGTGTACAATTTGTATTAGATAACCTTGAGCGCATGCAAGGCGGCGAAATTTTTGTGCCGAAAATTCCAAGTATGAACATTATGGATTTAGCTAAGGCGATTGCTCCTGAATGTGAAATTGAGGTTATTGGTATTCGCCCAGGCGAAAAGCTGCATGAGGCGATGATTATGGAAGATGATGCGCGTCATACTATCGAATATGATAGCTATTATGTAATTCAGCCTGAAACAAACTGGTGGACAAAAGATAATAAATTAAATTCTAAAGAATTACCTGAAAATTTCCGTTATGTTAGTAATGAAAATACACATTGGTTAAGTGTTGAAGAATTAAGAGAATTAGTAAAAGAAATGTAG